In Xiphophorus couchianus chromosome 8, X_couchianus-1.0, whole genome shotgun sequence, the following proteins share a genomic window:
- the erbin gene encoding erbin isoform X3 gives MSKRSFFVRLVPCRCLRGEEEVVTSLDYSHCSLETVPKEIFGFEKTLQELYLDANQIEELPKQLFNCQFLNRLSMPDNDVTVLPAAIANLVNLRELDVSKNSIQEFPENIKNCKILTVVEASVNPISKLPEGFTQLMSLTQLYLNDAFLEFLPASFGRLTKLQILELRENQLKMLPKSMQKLTQLERLDLGSNEFTEVPEVLENLNGLKELWMDGNKLTFLPGMLGMLKQLVYLDVSKNNLEMVDEKLSGCENLQDLLLSNNTLTQLPGSIGSFKKLTTLKVDENQLMYLPDSIGGLTSIDELDCSFNEIEALPASIGQCVSIRTFAADHNFLSQLPPELGSWKSATVLFLHSNKLESLPEEMGDMQKLKVINLSNNKLKNLPYSFTKLNEMTAMWLSENQSKPLIPLQKEEDPETHKTVLTNYMFPQHAEDFIPSSDSENFNPALWEEQRKQRAQVAFECDEDKDERETPPREGHLKRYPTPYPDELKNMVKTAQSVAHRLKEDETSDESGKESKPVERNHIGVQDVGVKVIEGPFPNGVASDIDAPVSSTCPQSSSATESRETSEPFSSQNIPLKSSEGSMMNHEDTLEDTEELSEEEEMKIAEMRPPLIEISINQPKVVTLSKDKKDDADSLLDDTVANSNQNNSNCSSPSRMSDSVSLTTDSSQDNSLCTPERESKMPFLPKSRQDDENMNQPKDTTPLLHNGNGSEPLLQTLLKTQQTPPDYDLSMEAYIEKGVTNGMGDAYTKWDQINMNVTKLPPYHAAQFNKLDKVKNGSVNDCNDFQNGNQQGSDCINSLVNRSQGTRAETSASSGVAASSDMSLSRSTEELSPEKRCPLPSQVTKSHSVSNIEAGGMKLYSFDGDDEAAAAAAGRIVPGPGAQGQNIVRSKSASQLLNDQNLLVYPGSLSSSSDLLSSSKPPVSTSRYLGSSSMSMGVPPPQYNIQYASSAVPKDDLWAQRDHQGYLPPHPHSLANTNYSNRNQAPPYTLQPQQRGVPMAPMGDWTKERLHSAGGPPRSSTLQRQGSSASSVSMGDPKRVQAPEGEYMTYRDIHTLARGPLAMSQAMQRPFSARTYSIDAPIASRPVAARPPPHELPERTMSVSDFSYQQSSPSKRPNTRVKSEHSLLDGPGQVSGGMGPGRVPTDWRDQVMRHIEAKKMEKNALSRSYNFNTSPLSWSHYGSCRDMHAGQGGVAFSGADRQPYGALSFRDDVFVPQGPQSYTMDPHRKVPLMNGQMGPSGRPQMSQSSMARHPSREQLIDYLMLKVSQQPHGPPRVPHDTLQQEIRVKVEKNPELGFSISGGVGGRGNPFRPEDNGIFVTRVQPEGPASKILQPGDKIIQANGYSFVNIDHGNAVSLLKMFPTTVDLTIVREVQA, from the exons GTATCCAAGAGTTTCCAGAAAACATCAAGAACTGCAAAATCCTTACTGTTGTAGAAGCCAGTGTGAATCCTATTTCCAA GCTCCCAGAGGGTTTCACTCAGCTCATGAGTCTGACGCAGCTCTACCTGAATGATGCCTTCCTTGAGTTTTTACCAGCCTCGTTTGGCAG GCTGACGAAGCTGCAGATACTGGAGTTGAGGGAGAACCAGTTAAAGATGCTGCCAAA GAGCATGCAGAAGCTCACACAGCTGGAGAGGTTGGACCTGGGGAGTAATGAGTTCACTGAAGTG CCTGAGGTGTTGGAGAATCTGAATGGACTCAAGGAGCTGTGGATGGATGGGAACAAACTGACTTTTCTTCCtggg ATGCTGGGGATGCTGAAACAGCTGGTTTATCTGGATGTGTCGAAGAACAACTTGGAAATGGTGGATGAAAAACTCTCCGGCTGTGAGAACCTGCAGGACCTCCTGCTCTCAAACAATACCCTCACACAGCTGCCCGGCTCCATTG GCTCTTTCAAGAAACTGACGACGCTGAAGGTGGACGAAAACCAGCTGATGTATTTGCCGGACTCCATCGGAGG ACTGACATCCATCGACGAGCTGGACTGCAGTTTCAACGAGATCGAAGCCTTGCCCGCGTCCATCGGCCAGTGTGTCAGCATTCGCACTTTTGCCGCTGATCACAACTTCCTCTCCCAGCTTCCCCCTGAG CTGGGCAGCTGGAAGAGCGCGACGGTGCTGTTTCTGCATTCCAACAAGCTGGAGTCTTTGCCCGAGGAGATGGGCGACATGCAGAAGCTCAAAGTCATCAATCTGAGCAACAACAA GTTAAAGAATCTTCCTTACAGTTTCACTAAACTCAATGAGATGACTGCAATGTGGCTGTCTGAGAACCAG TCAAAGCCCCTGATCCCCCTCCAGAAAGAAGAGGATCCGGAGACCCATAAAACCGTGCTGACCAATTACATGTTCCCCCAGCATGCAGAGGACT TTATCCCTAGCAGCGACTCTGAAAACTTCAATCCGGCTCTCTGGGAGGAGCAGCGCAAGCAGCGAGCTCAGGTGGCCTTCGAGTGCGACGAGGACAAGGATGAGAGAGAAACACCGCCAAGG GAGGGACACCTAAAACGCTACCCGACGCCTTACCCAGACGAGCTGAAGAACATGGTTAAAACGGCCCAGTCTGTGGCTCACAGGCTGAAGGAGGATGAAACGAGTGACGAGTCTGGGAAGGAATCCAAACCAGTGGAGAGGAACCACATTGGAGTTCAGGACGTGGGAGTTAAG gtGATCGAAGGCCCCTTTCCCAACGGTGTGGCATCAGACATCGACGCTCCAGTCTCTTCCACTTGTCCCCAAAGTTCTTCTGCAACTGAATCCAGAGAAACGTCCGAGCCCTTCAGCTCCCAGAACATTCCCCTCAAATCTTCTGAAGGTTCAATGATGAACCATGAGGACACACTGGAG GACACCGAGGAGCtttcagaggaagaggagatgaaAATAGCAGAGATGAGACCCCCACTTATTGAGATTTCCATCAATCAGCCTAAAGTAGTGACTCTAAGTAAGGATAAAAAAG ATGATGCTGATTCTTTGCTGGACGACACCGTAGCCAACAGCAACCAGAACAACAGCAACTGCTCGTCGCCATCGCGGATGTCGGACTCTGTGTCTTTGACCACCGACAGCAGTCAGGACAACTCTCTGTGCACGCCAGAGAGGGAGTCCAAGATGCCTTTCCTTCCAAAAAGCAG ACAAGACGACGAGAATATGAATCAGCCAAAAGACACCACCCCTCTCCTCCACAATGGTAATGGCTCCGAACCGTTGCTCCAGACCCTGTTAAAAACCCAGCAGACCCCACCGGACTACGACCTGTCTATGGAAGCCTACATTGAGAAGGGGGTAACCAACGGGATGGGGGACGCCTATACCAAGTGGGACCAGATCAATATGAACGTGACCAAGCTGCCGCCGTACCACGCAGCGCAGTTCAACAAGCTGGACAAAGTAAAGAACGGCTCGGTCAATGACTGCAACGACTTCCAGAACGGGAACCAGCAGGGGAGCGACTGCATCAACAGCCTGGTGAACAGAAGCCAAGGGACGAGAGCGGAGACGTCCGCCTCGTCGGGCGTGGCCGCCAGCAGCGACATGTCGTTGTCTCGCAGCACCGAGGAGCTGTCTCCGGAAAAACGATGTCCCCTGCCGTCGCAGGTGACAAAGTCCCACAGCGTCAGCAATATAGAAGCAGGTGGGATGAAGTTGTACTCGTTTGATGGGGACGACGAGGCTGCCGCAGCAGCGGCAGGTAGAATCGTCCCGGGTCCGGGAGCTCAGGGTCAGAACATCGTCCGGAGCAAATCAGCCAGTCAGCTACTCAACGACCAGAATCTGCTGGTCTACCCCGGCTCTTTATCGTCTTCCTCTGACCTGCTGTCATCCTCTAAGCCTCCGGTCAGCACTAGCAGATATCTGGGGTCGTCCAGCATGAGCATGGGGGTCCCTCCCCCTCAATATAACATCCAGTACGCAAGCAGTGCTGTGCCTAAAGACGACCTCTGGGCTCAGCGGGACCACCAAGGCTACCTCCCACCTCATCCACACTCCCTTGCCAACACCAACTACTCAAACCGTAACCAGGCACCTCCGTATACTCTACAGCCCCAGCAGAGGGGCGTTCCTATGGCCCCCATGGGAGACTGGACCAAGGAGAGGCTTCATTCTGCCGGCGGGCCACCTCGAAGCAGCACTCTGCAGCGGCAAGGCAGCTCCGCCTCCTCAGTCTCCATGGGCGACCCAAAGCGCGTCCAAGCTCCCGAGGGGGAGTACATGACCTACAGGGACATCCACACCCTCGCCAGGGGGCCACTGGCGATGAGCCAGGCCATGCAGAGGCCCTTCTCTGCTCGCACGTACAGCATCGACGCACCCATCGCTTCCAGGCCCGTCGCCGCCAGGCCCCCGCCCCACGAGCTTCCAGAAAGGACCATGTCCGTTAGTGATTTCAGCTACCAGCAAAGCAGCCCCAGCAAGCGGCCCAACACCAGAGTAAAGTCTGAGCACTCGCTTCTCGACGGACCGGGTCAGGTGTCGGGAGGGATGGGACCAGGGAGGGTGCCGACTGACTGGCGAGACCAAGTGATGCGGCACATTGAAGCCAAGAAAATGGAGAAG AATGCGCTGTCTCGCTCCTATAATTTCAATACTTCTCCGCTGAGCTGGTCTCACTACGGCAGCTGTCGGGATATGCATGCCGGCCAAGGGGGCGTGGCCTTTAGCGGCGCTGACCGACAGCCCTATGGAGCCCTGAGCTTCCGT gATGATGTTTTCGTTCCCCAAGGGCCACAAAGCTACACCATGGACCCCCACAGAAAA GTGCCTTTGATGAATGGTCAGATGGGCCCTTCTGGTCGTCCTCAGATGAGCCAGAGCTCAATGGCTCGTCACCCTTCCAGAGAGCAGCTCATCGATTATCTGATGCTCAAAGTCTCCCAGCAGCCCCACGGGCCTCCGCGCGTTCCTCACGACACGCTACAGCAAGAG ATCCGTGTGAAAGTGGAGAAGAATCCGGAGCTGGGTTTCAGTATATCGGGCGGAGTGGGAGGCCGGGGAAACCCCTTCCGTCCCGAGGATAAT GGCATTTTTGTGACTCGAGTTCAACCTGAGGGGCCAGCGTCCAAAATCCTTCAACCTGGAGATAAAATAATTCAG GCAAATGGATACAGCTTTGTGAACATCGATCACGGGAATGCAGTGTCCCTGCTCAAGATGTTTCCAACCACTGTGGATTTAACGATCGTAAGAGAAGTGCAAGCGTAG